Below is a genomic region from Syntrophales bacterium.
CACATCCTTACTCACCTGCAGACTGTTTATAAATGCTTCATTGACTGTAGCCCCGATAGCCACCATTTCGGCAATCATAAGCGTATGACGTGTCGAAACCACTATCGGTTCCTGTGCATTTCCCCGCAACTGGTTGGCAATGTTGACTATCGTCAAGGCGTCGGCGCTGCTGATATCGCATTTGAGCTCAAGGACCTTTGTTTCCACCTCAGCAGGGAGGTAATTCAGAACAATCGTATAAAAACGGTCCCGTAAAGCCGCATCGAGCATCTCTGTCCCGATAAACTCCTCCCCTTCGTTCAGGGTGGCAAAAAAAACCGCCTCAGGAGCCACCTTTATTAAACCGAGTTCATCGGTCCATACCCTGCGATCCTCTGCCAGGACGGAAAACAACATGTTCAGTGCCTTGGGATGTTCGGGACGGTTAATCTCCTCCAGATGAATCACGCAGCCGGGGGTCTGGATAGCTTCAGGAAAGAGAAATTTCTGATAATAGGTTTCCCCATCCTTTAGTTTGTACTCACCGAACAACTGTCCCGGCTCGGAGAGGATACCTACCTGGAACGTGGCAAACGGTCTTTTATTCCGTGCCGCGAATTGTCTTACCAGTGTGGATTTGCCACAGCCCTGTTTCCCCGCGACAAGTACATTCACCGGATGTTTTTGGGACAGCTTCTCTATCCTTTCTAAGTTCGTAATTTCATACTCCGGCAGAAAGAAGTTTTTCTCCGCCTCCGGAATCGCGCCTGAAATATCAAATTCTGTCATAATTATTAACTCCTTAATTAGTTTTGATTTTCTTCACAGATCAGGGCTGCTAACCGCCGACCGTTACCTCCTCCACATAGTTCAGGAAAAGATCTATCACCGGTTTTACCAGTTCATCATCCAGTCCTTCCCCTGCCGGAAAACCGTAATCCATACCGAAAGTCTTATACTTGGCTCCCGCATAGGGGTGATACGTCAAAAGGTCTGCCCCCAATACCACATCTCCCAGGCTTTGAACAAACTTTGCCGTTTCTTCAAGGCTTTCCCTGGAATCATTCCTGCCGGGAATAATCGGGACACGGATACGCATCTTGATGCCCTTCTCAGCAATACGCTTTGCATTCTCAAGGATCAGCTCATTTCCCTGTCCAGAGTATTCCCTGTGCTGCCGGGAATCCATATTTTTAATATCGAACAGCACCAGGTCTGTGAATTCGAGGACGCGCTCAAGATCGCCCCACGGTGCATGACCACAGGTATCAATGGCCGTCTTGATCCCCCGATTTTTAGCCTCTTTCATCA
It encodes:
- a CDS encoding AAA family ATPase, translating into MTEFDISGAIPEAEKNFFLPEYEITNLERIEKLSQKHPVNVLVAGKQGCGKSTLVRQFAARNKRPFATFQVGILSEPGQLFGEYKLKDGETYYQKFLFPEAIQTPGCVIHLEEINRPEHPKALNMLFSVLAEDRRVWTDELGLIKVAPEAVFFATLNEGEEFIGTEMLDAALRDRFYTIVLNYLPAEVETKVLELKCDISSADALTIVNIANQLRGNAQEPIVVSTRHTLMIAEMVAIGATVNEAFINSLQVSKDVLESILLSLHIRLGLKERENGYRYRMY
- a CDS encoding glycyl-radical enzyme activating protein, giving the protein MIEESGASGVVYDIQRMSTCDGPGIRTTVFLKGCYLNCEWCHNPEGKRRYPEVIPYLNNCTGCKKCLDVCPTGALAMKEEKVPWIDKSLCTTCLQCVEACKENALVWWGRILTVTEVIAEVEQDKQFYDHSGGGMTLSGGEPMAQPEFTYHLMKEAKNRGIKTAIDTCGHAPWGDLERVLEFTDLVLFDIKNMDSRQHREYSGQGNELILENAKRIAEKGIKMRIRVPIIPGRNDSRESLEETAKFVQSLGDVVLGADLLTYHPYAGAKYKTFGMDYGFPAGEGLDDELVKPVIDLFLNYVEEVTVGG